A single genomic interval of Nostoc commune NIES-4072 harbors:
- a CDS encoding ATP-binding protein: protein MITISLRPVARYWGTISFASTLYLCPILDLLLAEIPAKLQAELRLGLQEALVNAAKHGNNLDPSKTVVVRFSLIDNQYWWIISDQGSGFTPSSTNEEEPTDYLPPDESENGRGLCLLHQIFDQVEWSRKGTELRLCKQMETRRGLSLRR from the coding sequence GATTACAATTTCACTCCGTCCAGTTGCACGTTATTGGGGCACTATTAGTTTTGCCTCAACCCTCTACCTTTGTCCAATCTTAGATTTACTGTTGGCAGAAATCCCAGCCAAATTACAAGCAGAACTGCGGCTAGGACTTCAAGAAGCCCTGGTAAACGCAGCTAAACATGGCAATAATCTCGATCCAAGTAAAACAGTTGTAGTCCGTTTTTCCTTAATAGATAATCAATATTGGTGGATAATATCAGACCAGGGTAGCGGCTTTACTCCTTCATCTACTAATGAAGAAGAACCAACAGACTATCTCCCACCAGATGAATCAGAAAATGGTCGTGGTTTATGTCTTCTGCATCAAATCTTTGATCAGGTAGAGTGGAGCCGCAAAGGCACAGAATTGAGGCTTTGTAAACAAATGGAAACTCGCCGGGGATTATCTCTGCGGCGGTAG